The Pseudomonas eucalypticola genome has a window encoding:
- a CDS encoding SDR family NAD(P)-dependent oxidoreductase has translation MTEHLQSRVALITGAAGGLGHAFALRLAAAGLHIAVVDCVDTGPTVRTIQAQGGTAQGFHCDLRQPEQIAYLGRQVLEHFGRCDVLVNNAAWIPLKSLDETSLLDWSDCQAVTLDAPFLLSQLFAPGMRERGWGRIVNLASSNTGRPQKGFLAYIAAKMGVIGLTRALAVELGEHGVTVNAISPGLIRHPGSAAALPAQLFEQVRASQMIKRNGVPEDLCGVLAFIASDESSYMTGQVFNLDGGFVL, from the coding sequence ATGACTGAACACCTGCAATCACGCGTGGCGCTGATCACCGGCGCCGCCGGCGGCCTGGGCCACGCCTTTGCCCTGCGCCTGGCCGCCGCCGGCCTGCACATTGCCGTGGTCGATTGCGTCGACACCGGCCCCACGGTGCGCACCATCCAGGCCCAGGGCGGCACCGCCCAGGGCTTTCACTGCGACCTGCGCCAACCCGAGCAGATCGCCTACCTGGGCCGCCAGGTGCTGGAGCATTTCGGCCGCTGCGACGTGCTGGTCAACAACGCCGCGTGGATCCCGCTCAAGTCCCTGGACGAGACCAGCCTGCTGGACTGGAGCGACTGCCAGGCGGTAACCCTGGACGCGCCGTTCCTGCTCAGCCAGCTGTTCGCCCCGGGCATGCGCGAGCGCGGCTGGGGGCGCATCGTCAACTTGGCGTCGAGCAACACCGGCCGGCCGCAGAAGGGCTTTCTGGCCTACATCGCGGCGAAGATGGGTGTCATCGGCCTGACCCGCGCGCTGGCGGTGGAACTGGGCGAGCACGGTGTCACCGTCAACGCCATCTCCCCGGGCCTGATCCGCCACCCCGGCAGCGCCGCGGCGTTGCCGGCGCAGCTGTTCGAGCAAGTACGCGCCAGCCAGATGATCAAGCGCAACGGCGTGCCGGAGGATTTGTGCGGGGTGCTGGCGTTCATCGCCTCGGATGAGTCCAGCTACATGACCGGCCAGGTCTTCAACCTCGACGGCGGCTTCGTCCTATGA
- a CDS encoding VOC family protein → MAIIGIDTLLYGVEDLARASQFFDDFGLVRLSASDDETVYRLDEGSTVIVRALEHSSIPASRYEGFGVKETIWGVDNAESLRRLVDDLARDREVRLGDDGAWHFLSDCGQALGLRVFIRKKVTYAPDPINAAGNVNRLNQHRKWRTRARPKTINHVVFAVDDYWASFAFFRDRLNFRLSDHQKGVGTYLRADGANEHHNTFLLNNKAPGAGGVPRFHHTCFGVEDFDEVMVGSNYMTRRGWQHGFLGTGRHRIASAIFCYFNSPTGGEAEYGADTDYLDDNWVPREWEFRFGTAQWMGNPPAFMQDDIPWDVSFYQGSEPAMRR, encoded by the coding sequence ATGGCGATCATCGGCATCGACACCCTGTTGTACGGCGTCGAGGACCTGGCCCGGGCCTCGCAGTTTTTCGACGATTTCGGCCTGGTGCGCCTGAGCGCCAGCGACGACGAAACCGTCTACCGGCTTGACGAAGGCTCGACCGTCATCGTCCGCGCTTTGGAGCACTCGTCCATCCCTGCCTCGCGCTACGAGGGCTTCGGCGTCAAGGAAACCATCTGGGGCGTGGATAACGCCGAGAGCCTGCGCCGCCTGGTGGACGACCTGGCCCGCGACCGCGAAGTGCGCCTGGGCGACGACGGCGCCTGGCACTTCCTCAGCGACTGCGGCCAGGCCCTGGGCCTGCGGGTGTTCATACGCAAGAAGGTGACGTATGCCCCGGACCCGATCAACGCCGCCGGCAACGTCAACCGCCTCAACCAGCACCGCAAGTGGCGCACCCGCGCGCGGCCCAAGACCATCAACCACGTGGTGTTCGCCGTGGACGACTACTGGGCCAGCTTCGCCTTCTTCCGCGACCGCCTGAATTTCCGCCTGTCCGACCACCAGAAAGGCGTGGGCACCTACCTGCGCGCCGACGGCGCTAACGAACACCACAATACCTTTCTGCTCAACAACAAGGCGCCAGGCGCCGGTGGCGTGCCGCGTTTTCATCACACCTGCTTCGGCGTGGAAGACTTCGACGAGGTGATGGTGGGCTCCAACTACATGACCCGGCGTGGCTGGCAGCATGGCTTCCTCGGCACCGGCCGGCACCGCATCGCCTCGGCGATTTTCTGCTACTTCAACTCGCCCACCGGCGGCGAGGCCGAGTACGGCGCCGACACCGACTACCTGGACGACAACTGGGTGCCCCGCGAGTGGGAATTCCGCTTCGGCACAGCGCAGTGGATGGGCAACCCGCCCGCGTTCATGCAGGACGACATCCCGTGGGACGTGAGCTTCTACCAGGGCAGCGAACCGGCCATGCGCCGCTGA
- a CDS encoding alpha/beta hydrolase family protein codes for MFQYFETNYVWSLAVAAAIEMGGKIGEIEAMCRPLVEVARQGDDAGTQAFLKAWEAGGDNLVALAEEDKAAGRLFSAGDKLNRAAVYFITAERMQAHGYAPRKALYAKFLQTFAEGARLAGEPLQRVEIPYHGTHLAGIYTPAEGVQGPAPCLVIINGLDSTKEMVYRAGLFPQLLAKRGIASVFLDQPGTGEALRLHGMTAVANTEVWASKVVDYLQTRADIDPQRIGLLGVSLGGYYCPRAVAFEPRFALGVVWGANHNWGEMQKRRLAREGERPVPHYWEHVRWVWGAADMDAFMAIAEQVHLDGVMERIKVPFLVTHGEADRQIPLAYAHQSFDQLSASPDRELKIFTPREGGIHHSSLDNTANAGAWIADWVAQRLGGRVGGTCGVPAAA; via the coding sequence ATGTTCCAGTATTTCGAGACCAACTACGTGTGGAGCCTGGCGGTGGCGGCGGCCATCGAGATGGGCGGCAAGATCGGCGAAATCGAGGCCATGTGCCGGCCGCTGGTGGAGGTGGCGCGCCAAGGCGACGACGCTGGCACCCAGGCGTTCCTCAAGGCCTGGGAGGCGGGTGGCGACAACCTCGTGGCCCTGGCCGAGGAAGACAAGGCCGCCGGCCGGCTGTTCAGCGCGGGCGACAAGCTCAACCGCGCCGCCGTGTACTTCATCACCGCCGAGCGCATGCAGGCCCACGGTTATGCGCCGCGCAAGGCGTTGTACGCCAAGTTCCTGCAAACCTTCGCCGAGGGGGCGCGGCTGGCGGGCGAGCCGTTGCAGCGGGTGGAAATCCCTTACCACGGTACGCACCTGGCCGGTATCTATACCCCGGCTGAAGGCGTGCAGGGGCCGGCGCCGTGCCTGGTGATCATCAATGGCCTGGACAGCACCAAGGAGATGGTCTACCGCGCAGGGCTGTTCCCGCAACTGCTGGCCAAGCGCGGCATCGCCAGTGTGTTTCTCGACCAGCCGGGCACAGGCGAGGCGCTGCGCCTGCACGGCATGACCGCCGTCGCCAACACCGAGGTGTGGGCGAGCAAGGTCGTGGACTATCTGCAAACGCGCGCCGATATCGACCCCCAGCGTATCGGCCTGCTGGGCGTATCCCTGGGCGGCTATTACTGCCCGCGCGCGGTGGCCTTCGAACCGCGCTTCGCCTTGGGTGTGGTATGGGGCGCCAACCACAACTGGGGCGAAATGCAAAAACGCCGCCTGGCCCGCGAAGGCGAGCGCCCCGTGCCGCATTACTGGGAGCATGTGCGCTGGGTGTGGGGCGCGGCCGACATGGACGCATTCATGGCCATTGCCGAACAGGTGCACCTCGATGGCGTGATGGAGCGCATCAAGGTGCCGTTCCTGGTGACCCACGGCGAGGCCGACCGGCAGATTCCACTGGCGTATGCGCATCAGTCCTTCGATCAGCTGAGCGCCAGCCCGGACCGTGAGTTGAAGATTTTCACCCCGCGCGAGGGTGGCATTCACCACAGTAGCCTGGACAACACCGCCAATGCGGGTGCCTGGATTGCCGATTGGGTGGCACAGAGGCTGGGCGGCCGGGTAGGCGGTACCTGCGGTGTACCGGCTGCTGCGTAG
- a CDS encoding class I SAM-dependent methyltransferase has translation MLSPESRLLQSWHHNAHAWIDALRSGSIESRRQVTDQAVILAVLGRQPARVLDLGCGEGWLLRALAQRGIEAVGVDGDVTLVQAARAAGSPAVQVASYEALVQGHVDIGNGYDLVCANFALLHQDIIPLLAAMHARLIPGGALVIQTLHPWAVSAGDYQDGWREETFAGFPGQWQPMPWYFRTLSSWVRALEMAGFALAEVQEPQHPQSAVPQALLLVGAKRD, from the coding sequence ATGCTCTCGCCCGAATCGCGCCTGCTGCAAAGTTGGCACCACAACGCCCATGCCTGGATAGACGCCCTGCGCAGCGGCAGTATTGAAAGCCGCCGGCAGGTGACCGACCAAGCCGTGATCCTGGCCGTGCTGGGCCGCCAACCCGCCCGCGTGCTTGACCTGGGCTGCGGCGAGGGCTGGTTGCTGCGGGCACTGGCGCAGCGCGGCATCGAGGCGGTAGGCGTGGACGGCGACGTCACGCTGGTGCAAGCCGCTCGCGCGGCAGGCTCCCCTGCGGTGCAGGTGGCTAGCTATGAGGCGCTGGTGCAGGGGCACGTCGACATCGGCAACGGGTATGACCTGGTGTGCGCCAACTTCGCGCTGTTGCACCAGGACATCATTCCCCTGCTGGCAGCCATGCACGCTCGGCTTATCCCCGGCGGTGCCCTGGTGATTCAGACGCTGCACCCGTGGGCGGTATCGGCGGGTGATTATCAGGACGGCTGGCGCGAGGAAACCTTTGCCGGGTTCCCAGGCCAGTGGCAACCCATGCCCTGGTACTTCCGTACCTTGTCCAGCTGGGTCCGTGCGTTGGAGATGGCCGGCTTTGCGCTGGCGGAGGTGCAGGAACCTCAGCATCCGCAGAGCGCCGTGCCGCAGGCGCTATTGTTGGTTGGGGCGAAGCGGGATTGA
- a CDS encoding aldo/keto reductase produces MPSAPLITLNDGVQIPQLGLGVWQLDDAQAYASSKAALAAGYRHIDTAMIYGNEAGVGRAVAESDLAREQIFITTKLWNADQGFDNTLRAFDASLERLGLETLDLYLIHWAIPKKGAYRDTWKAFVRLQQEGRVRSIGVSNFNVEHLEHIIDDTGVVPSVNQIEIHPDFNQHALSQWCREKGIVTEAWSPLGQGGELLKLPLFADIAQRHGKTPAHVILRWHLHNGHVVIPRSSNAQRIAANIDVFDFELTPQELEAIAQLKQTGRLGPDPETIEMGI; encoded by the coding sequence ATGCCATCCGCCCCACTGATTACCCTCAACGACGGCGTACAGATCCCGCAACTGGGCCTGGGCGTCTGGCAACTCGATGACGCACAAGCGTATGCATCGTCCAAGGCCGCGCTGGCGGCCGGTTACCGGCACATCGATACGGCGATGATCTACGGCAACGAGGCCGGCGTCGGCCGCGCGGTCGCCGAAAGCGACCTGGCTCGCGAGCAGATTTTCATTACCACGAAATTGTGGAACGCCGACCAGGGCTTCGACAACACCTTGCGCGCCTTCGATGCCAGCCTGGAGCGCCTGGGCCTGGAGACCCTGGACCTGTACCTGATTCACTGGGCCATCCCGAAAAAGGGTGCGTACCGCGACACCTGGAAAGCCTTTGTGCGGTTGCAGCAGGAAGGCCGGGTGCGCTCCATCGGTGTGTCCAACTTCAATGTCGAACACCTGGAGCACATCATCGATGACACCGGGGTGGTGCCCTCGGTCAACCAGATCGAAATCCACCCCGACTTCAATCAGCATGCGCTCAGCCAATGGTGCCGTGAAAAGGGCATCGTCACCGAGGCCTGGAGCCCGCTGGGCCAGGGCGGTGAGCTGTTGAAACTGCCGCTGTTCGCGGACATTGCCCAGCGCCACGGGAAAACCCCTGCCCATGTGATCCTGCGCTGGCACCTGCACAATGGTCATGTGGTGATTCCACGCTCGTCCAATGCCCAGCGCATTGCCGCGAACATCGATGTGTTCGATTTCGAGCTCACCCCTCAGGAGCTGGAGGCAATCGCCCAGCTCAAGCAGACCGGGCGGCTGGGACCCGACCCGGAAACCATCGAAATGGGGATCTGA
- a CDS encoding winged helix-turn-helix domain-containing protein yields MIRIGSATVSLARREVVVHGTAVPLGARAFDVLEALLVSANRVVSKQALLDAAWPDVIVEENNLAVQVHTLRKYLGLDRKVLETVPNKGYRLNLETLDTPPGVLELTYVESLGLVSRVQGKHAMKCFIDALLSKVAEFESHNVRFQIDLPEHLVVP; encoded by the coding sequence ATGATTCGTATAGGGAGTGCCACTGTCTCGCTCGCACGCCGCGAGGTGGTCGTCCATGGCACAGCCGTGCCCTTGGGGGCGCGGGCCTTCGACGTGCTGGAGGCGCTGCTGGTCAGCGCCAACCGTGTGGTGAGCAAACAGGCGCTGCTGGACGCCGCGTGGCCCGACGTCATCGTCGAGGAAAACAACCTCGCGGTGCAGGTGCACACCCTGCGCAAATACCTGGGGCTCGATCGCAAGGTACTGGAGACCGTGCCCAACAAGGGCTACCGGCTCAACCTCGAGACGCTCGATACACCCCCCGGCGTGCTCGAACTGACCTATGTCGAATCACTCGGGCTGGTGAGCCGCGTTCAAGGCAAGCACGCGATGAAATGCTTCATCGACGCGCTGTTGAGCAAGGTGGCGGAGTTCGAGTCCCATAACGTCCGGTTCCAGATCGACCTGCCCGAGCACCTGGTGGTGCCGTGA
- a CDS encoding AraC family transcriptional regulator has product MAYLSPKLTGTSPEVFYLETSDTQGYAMDWHAHDGAMLLLPREGSLFLSTESTQVTHVSNHAFSFVPAEFAHATQAAPGRERHLTLYIDPAYVSHHTKACGTCAIGKQLARSGTWQASEGLGSILRLHDELQRSTEPQAFQRQLPHLNHLLLNECARLMAAADPTQPPPNPRHAPAALVRDIQRYVRENLDTDLSLDAVGHQFHLSRRHLSRLFKAHTGQPLLDFINRTRVDTAARLLAGTSLSVLEVSLAVGLESPSYLARLFQRHLGVSPSQLRLRR; this is encoded by the coding sequence ATGGCTTACCTGTCGCCCAAGCTTACCGGCACATCACCCGAGGTCTTTTACCTGGAGACCAGCGACACCCAGGGCTATGCCATGGACTGGCATGCCCACGACGGTGCGATGCTGCTGTTGCCGCGCGAAGGGAGTCTGTTCCTGTCCACTGAAAGCACTCAGGTCACTCACGTTTCCAACCACGCCTTCAGTTTCGTACCCGCCGAATTCGCGCATGCGACCCAGGCAGCACCCGGCCGGGAACGCCATTTGACGCTGTACATAGACCCCGCCTACGTCAGCCATCACACCAAGGCCTGTGGCACCTGCGCGATCGGCAAGCAACTGGCCCGCTCCGGCACCTGGCAAGCCAGCGAAGGCCTTGGCAGCATCCTGCGCTTGCACGACGAACTGCAGCGCAGCACCGAACCCCAGGCCTTCCAACGCCAGCTGCCGCACCTCAATCACCTGCTGCTCAACGAGTGCGCGCGGCTGATGGCCGCCGCTGATCCCACCCAACCGCCACCGAACCCGCGCCACGCGCCAGCCGCGCTGGTACGTGACATCCAGCGTTATGTGCGGGAAAACCTCGACACCGACCTGAGCCTGGATGCGGTCGGCCACCAGTTTCACTTGTCTCGGCGCCACCTGTCGCGGCTGTTCAAGGCCCATACCGGCCAGCCCTTGCTGGACTTCATCAATCGCACCCGGGTCGACACTGCCGCGCGGCTGCTTGCCGGCACCTCGCTGTCCGTCCTGGAGGTCAGCCTGGCGGTGGGGCTGGAGTCGCCCTCCTACCTGGCCCGCTTGTTCCAGCGCCACTTGGGCGTAAGCCCCAGTCAACTCCGCCTGCGGCGATGA
- a CDS encoding type B 50S ribosomal protein L31: MKPDIHPHYRPVLFHDVGADSFWLIGSTADTDKTFTHTDGVTYPYVTLDISSASHPVYTGKERQAKTEGRIAGFNKRFAHSTLAK, from the coding sequence ATGAAACCCGATATCCACCCTCACTACCGCCCCGTGCTGTTTCACGATGTGGGCGCCGACAGCTTCTGGCTGATCGGCTCCACCGCCGACACCGACAAAACCTTCACCCACACCGATGGCGTCACTTACCCCTATGTGACCCTGGATATTTCCAGCGCCTCGCATCCGGTGTACACCGGCAAGGAACGCCAGGCGAAAACCGAAGGCCGTATCGCCGGGTTCAACAAGCGCTTCGCACACTCGACCTTGGCCAAGTAA
- a CDS encoding aldehyde dehydrogenase: protein MTDLLSKSDYQALAATLVLPTQAFVDGAPYASRSGKTFATVNPATDQLLTHVVACDARDVDYTVAVAKAAFEDGRWSKLAPAARKKILQRFADLLEKNARELAVMESLDSGKPVRECELIDVPETIHMIRWHAELIDKIYDSTAPVGHDALTVVVREAIGVVGLVLPWNFPLLMLAWKIGPSLAAGCSIVVKPAMETTLTALRVAELAHQAGVPAGVFNVLSGGGQEVGEPLGRHMDVAMVSFTGSTATGRRFLHYAAESNLKRIVLECGGKNPAVVLSDVEDLDLVASHVVNGAFWNMGENCSASSRLIVAADIKDALLERIGVHLREWKMGDPLDPEVRIGSMISKAHFAKVNAYLERANAERLNVRFGGDTQQGIFVEPTVVDGVGADSALFQEEIFGPVLSVTTFNTVEQAIALANDTVYGLAASVYTDNLRNAIRLSRDIRAGIVTVNCFGEGDASTPFGGYKESGFGGRDKSVWAHDQYTEIKTIWIDVS from the coding sequence ATGACTGATTTGTTGAGCAAAAGCGACTACCAGGCCCTGGCCGCCACCCTCGTGCTTCCGACCCAGGCCTTTGTCGATGGCGCGCCCTATGCCTCCCGCTCGGGCAAAACCTTCGCCACCGTGAACCCAGCCACCGACCAGTTGCTGACCCACGTGGTAGCGTGCGACGCCCGAGATGTAGACTACACCGTGGCAGTGGCCAAGGCCGCGTTCGAGGACGGCCGCTGGAGCAAGCTGGCGCCCGCCGCGCGCAAGAAGATACTGCAGCGTTTCGCCGACCTGCTGGAGAAAAATGCCCGGGAACTGGCGGTGATGGAAAGCCTGGACAGCGGCAAGCCGGTGCGCGAGTGCGAGTTGATCGACGTACCCGAAACCATTCACATGATCCGCTGGCACGCTGAACTGATCGACAAGATTTACGACAGCACTGCCCCAGTGGGCCATGATGCGTTGACCGTGGTAGTACGTGAAGCCATTGGCGTGGTGGGGCTGGTGCTGCCATGGAACTTCCCGCTATTGATGCTGGCGTGGAAAATCGGGCCCTCGCTGGCGGCCGGTTGCTCCATCGTGGTCAAGCCAGCCATGGAGACCACCTTGACCGCCCTGCGCGTGGCCGAGCTGGCGCACCAGGCGGGTGTGCCAGCCGGGGTGTTCAACGTGCTATCCGGTGGCGGCCAGGAAGTGGGCGAGCCCCTGGGTCGGCACATGGACGTGGCCATGGTCAGCTTCACCGGCTCTACCGCCACCGGGCGCAGGTTCCTGCACTATGCCGCCGAATCCAACCTTAAGCGCATCGTGCTCGAATGCGGTGGCAAGAACCCGGCCGTGGTGTTGAGCGACGTGGAAGACCTCGACCTGGTGGCCAGCCACGTGGTCAACGGCGCGTTCTGGAACATGGGTGAAAACTGCTCGGCGTCTTCACGACTGATCGTCGCCGCCGACATCAAGGACGCCCTGCTGGAACGCATCGGCGTGCACCTGCGTGAATGGAAAATGGGCGACCCGTTGGATCCCGAGGTGCGCATTGGCTCGATGATCAGCAAGGCCCACTTCGCCAAGGTGAATGCCTATCTGGAGCGGGCCAACGCCGAGCGGTTGAACGTTCGATTCGGAGGCGACACCCAGCAAGGCATTTTCGTCGAGCCCACCGTCGTCGATGGCGTGGGCGCTGACAGTGCGCTGTTCCAGGAAGAGATCTTCGGGCCGGTGCTGTCGGTCACCACTTTCAATACCGTGGAGCAAGCCATTGCCCTGGCCAATGACACGGTATATGGCCTGGCGGCATCGGTGTACACCGACAACCTGCGCAACGCCATCAGGCTTTCTCGTGACATTCGCGCCGGCATCGTCACGGTGAATTGCTTCGGCGAAGGCGATGCCTCGACCCCTTTTGGTGGCTACAAGGAGTCGGGCTTCGGCGGTCGGGACAAGTCCGTGTGGGCCCACGACCAGTACACAGAGATCAAGACCATCTGGATAGACGTTTCGTAA
- a CDS encoding dihydrodipicolinate synthase family protein — MNFDGIFTPAITPLNATGEIDHAAFTDTLEYLIESKVHGIIIGGSTGEYYAQTAQERFELGSRAKAVIGNRLPLVIGTGAIRTEDSVAFAQAAREIKADAILVGSPPYALPTALENAAHLHAVDRAANLPIMLYNYPARMGVSMDAAYFAAIAASKNVVAIKESSGDMAQLHFLARNYPDIALSCGWDDQALEFFAWGARSWVCAGSNFIPREHVALYEACVLEKDFDKGRKIMSAFMPLMDFLESGKFVQSIKYGCELNGHTTGGVRAPLQSMTGEEKQTLKNVITDLKREVAQVTGGVK; from the coding sequence ATGAACTTCGACGGCATCTTTACCCCGGCCATTACCCCGCTGAACGCCACAGGCGAGATCGACCACGCCGCCTTCACCGATACCCTTGAATACCTGATCGAATCCAAGGTGCACGGCATCATTATCGGCGGCTCCACGGGTGAATACTACGCCCAGACGGCACAGGAGCGCTTTGAACTGGGTAGCCGTGCCAAGGCCGTGATCGGCAACCGCCTGCCCCTGGTGATCGGCACGGGAGCCATCCGCACCGAAGACTCGGTAGCGTTTGCCCAGGCGGCCCGTGAGATCAAGGCGGACGCCATTCTGGTGGGCTCGCCGCCCTATGCCCTGCCCACGGCACTGGAAAATGCCGCGCACCTGCATGCCGTGGACCGCGCCGCCAACCTGCCGATCATGCTCTACAACTACCCCGCACGCATGGGCGTGAGCATGGACGCCGCCTACTTCGCCGCGATTGCCGCGAGCAAGAACGTCGTGGCCATCAAGGAAAGCTCCGGGGACATGGCGCAACTGCACTTCCTGGCGCGCAACTACCCCGACATTGCCCTGTCGTGCGGCTGGGATGACCAGGCACTGGAATTCTTCGCCTGGGGCGCGCGCAGCTGGGTGTGCGCCGGTTCCAACTTCATTCCCCGCGAGCATGTGGCGCTATACGAGGCCTGCGTGCTGGAGAAAGACTTCGACAAAGGCCGCAAGATCATGTCGGCGTTCATGCCGCTGATGGACTTCCTGGAAAGCGGCAAGTTCGTGCAGTCGATCAAGTACGGCTGTGAGCTCAATGGGCACACGACCGGTGGCGTGCGCGCGCCGTTGCAGAGCATGACTGGCGAAGAGAAACAAACCCTGAAAAACGTGATCACCGACCTCAAGCGTGAAGTCGCCCAAGTGACCGGAGGTGTGAAATGA
- a CDS encoding MFS transporter — MKGSTRCIEDVPLNGFHRKLTLCSGGGSFVDGYVLSIIGIAMLQMSAALQLSEFWQGMIAASALIGVFFGGFLGGVLTDSLGRKCVYFIGPVLFIVCSLAQLWVASAPALFVCRFILGLAVGIEYPVATALLVEFLPRRYRGPRLAALTIMWFAGAAFAYIVGNLLMSQGGEQAWRYVLASAAAIGLVLLLVRLGTPESPRWLLSKGRTAEADEVIKGVYGPGFSLANLPEQPDTRSGSLWGLLLNGYGKRLVFVTLFWSCSIIPVFAVYAFAPKVLQALNLKGDWAAFGSIAITLLFVIGCIFASKLINVMGRRSMLIHSFLWSGLALLLLGLFPDGNEMLVLALFGAYALFIGGAQVLQLVYPNELFPTEIRAVAVGIGTSLSRIGAAVGTYLVPFSLQSVGIGHTMYVAAAVTLVGLAAAWAMAPETRSLSLRDAAALSH; from the coding sequence ATGAAAGGTTCCACCCGTTGCATTGAAGATGTCCCGCTCAATGGATTTCACCGCAAACTTACCCTGTGCTCCGGCGGCGGCTCTTTTGTCGACGGTTATGTACTGAGCATTATCGGCATTGCCATGCTGCAAATGTCCGCGGCGTTGCAATTGAGCGAATTCTGGCAAGGCATGATTGCCGCCTCTGCATTGATCGGTGTGTTCTTCGGCGGTTTCCTGGGTGGCGTTCTCACTGACTCGTTAGGTCGCAAGTGCGTTTATTTCATTGGTCCCGTGCTATTTATTGTCTGTTCATTGGCACAACTGTGGGTGGCTTCCGCGCCGGCGTTGTTTGTGTGCCGGTTTATCCTCGGCCTGGCGGTGGGTATCGAGTACCCCGTGGCCACGGCACTGCTGGTGGAGTTTCTACCGCGCAGATACCGCGGCCCACGCCTGGCGGCGCTGACCATCATGTGGTTTGCCGGCGCGGCGTTCGCCTACATCGTCGGCAACCTGCTCATGAGCCAGGGCGGCGAACAGGCGTGGCGCTACGTGCTCGCCAGCGCTGCAGCCATCGGCCTGGTGTTGTTGCTGGTGCGCCTGGGTACCCCTGAATCGCCACGCTGGCTATTGAGCAAAGGGCGCACCGCCGAAGCCGACGAAGTGATCAAAGGCGTATACGGCCCAGGTTTCTCGCTGGCCAACCTGCCTGAACAGCCCGATACCCGCAGCGGCTCGCTCTGGGGGTTGCTGCTCAACGGGTATGGCAAGCGCCTGGTATTCGTGACGCTGTTCTGGTCCTGTTCGATCATTCCCGTGTTCGCGGTGTATGCCTTCGCCCCCAAGGTGCTGCAGGCGCTCAACCTCAAGGGCGACTGGGCCGCGTTCGGCTCCATCGCCATCACCCTGCTATTCGTTATCGGCTGCATCTTCGCCAGCAAACTGATCAACGTCATGGGCCGGCGCAGCATGCTCATTCACAGCTTCCTGTGGTCGGGGCTGGCCCTGCTGTTGCTGGGGCTGTTCCCTGACGGCAACGAGATGCTGGTACTGGCGCTGTTCGGTGCCTATGCGTTGTTCATTGGCGGTGCCCAGGTGTTGCAACTGGTGTACCCCAACGAGTTGTTCCCCACCGAGATCCGCGCCGTCGCCGTGGGTATCGGCACGTCGCTGTCGCGCATCGGCGCCGCGGTAGGCACCTACCTGGTGCCTTTTTCCCTACAGAGCGTCGGCATCGGCCACACCATGTACGTCGCCGCCGCCGTGACCCTGGTTGGCCTTGCCGCCGCCTGGGCCATGGCGCCCGAAACCAGATCCCTGAGCCTGCGCGACGCCGCCGCGCTCAGCCATTGA